The Frigidibacter mobilis genome contains a region encoding:
- a CDS encoding DUF3800 domain-containing protein, translating to MYCYVDESGNTGANLFDPAQPVLYYGLITSKTNLDVTAEPLLRAARAKLGVERLHANELGVRRLSDVALSRKRCPDPTFLLNP from the coding sequence ATGTATTGCTATGTTGACGAGAGCGGCAATACGGGGGCCAACCTCTTCGATCCGGCTCAGCCCGTCCTTTACTACGGGTTAATCACGTCGAAGACGAATCTTGATGTCACCGCCGAACCGCTGCTCCGAGCAGCCCGCGCAAAGCTGGGCGTCGAACGGCTGCATGCGAATGAGTTGGGCGTCAGAAGGCTGTCGGACGTTGCGCTGAGCCGTAAGCGCTGTCCTGACCCCACCTTCCTGTTGAATCCGTAA
- a CDS encoding IS3 family transposase (programmed frameshift) yields MKRTRFTDEQIIGILAEHEAGAKCADLCRKHGMSEGTFYNWKAKFGGMTVSETKRLKTLEDENARLKKLLAEQMLDLAAMKELVFKKVVTPAVKREAVAHLQAFFGLSERRACRIVAADRKMVRYQAQRAPDTVLRGRLRELANERRRFGYRRLFVLLRREGEPSGINRIYRLYREEGLTVRKRKARRKAVGTRAPILVEARPNARWSLDFVHDQFANGQRFRVLNVVDDVTRECLAAIPDTSISGRRVARELTALIERRGKPGMIVSDNGTELTSNAILRWCSEHRIEWHYIAPGKPMQNGFVESFNGRMRDELLNETMFRNLAHARIVIAAWAADYNTERPHSALGYQTPADYARALTTAIARPAARDESSARRAIAQPAPIGVNTNRAPVAAG; encoded by the exons ATGAAGCGAACGAGATTCACGGACGAACAGATCATCGGCATTCTGGCCGAGCACGAGGCAGGCGCGAAGTGCGCTGACCTGTGCCGCAAGCACGGCATGTCGGAAGGCACCTTCTATAACTGGAAAGCCAAATTCGGCGGCATGACTGTGTCGGAGACGAAGCGGCTGAAGACACTTGAGGATGAGAACGCCAGGCTAAAGAAGTTGCTGGCCGAGCAAATGCTCGATCTGGCCGCGATGAAGGAACTGGTCT TCAAAAAAGTGGTGACGCCTGCCGTTAAGCGCGAGGCGGTCGCGCATCTGCAAGCCTTTTTCGGGCTATCGGAACGGCGGGCGTGTCGGATTGTCGCTGCGGATCGCAAGATGGTCCGCTACCAGGCGCAGCGTGCGCCGGACACGGTGCTGCGCGGACGGCTGCGAGAACTGGCGAACGAGCGTCGACGGTTCGGTTATCGGCGGCTCTTCGTGCTTCTGCGGCGCGAGGGCGAGCCTTCCGGGATCAACCGGATCTATAGGCTCTACCGCGAGGAAGGGCTGACGGTGCGCAAACGCAAAGCACGCCGCAAGGCCGTCGGGACACGGGCACCGATCCTGGTCGAGGCGCGGCCCAATGCCCGTTGGTCATTGGATTTCGTCCATGACCAATTCGCCAATGGCCAGCGCTTCCGGGTTCTCAACGTGGTCGACGACGTCACCCGTGAATGTCTCGCGGCAATACCGGACACCTCGATATCGGGGCGCCGCGTGGCACGTGAACTGACGGCCCTGATCGAACGCCGTGGCAAACCCGGAATGATTGTCAGCGACAACGGCACGGAACTGACCTCCAACGCCATCCTGCGGTGGTGTTCCGAGCACCGGATCGAATGGCACTACATCGCGCCAGGCAAGCCGATGCAGAACGGTTTCGTAGAGAGTTTCAACGGCCGGATGCGAGACGAACTGCTCAACGAGACCATGTTCCGCAATCTGGCCCACGCGCGGATCGTGATCGCCGCTTGGGCTGCCGACTACAACACCGAGCGTCCGCATTCGGCCTTGGGCTACCAGACCCCGGCTGACTACGCACGGGCCCTGACCACCGCAATCGCCCGCCCCGCTGCGCGAGATGAAAGCTCCGCGCGTCGGGCGATTGCTCAACCTGCGCCAATCGGCGTAAACACTAACCGGGCTCCGGTCGCGGCTGGATGA
- a CDS encoding ParB/RepB/Spo0J family partition protein, with the protein MAKSAQKVTLSPSRNIPFDKLVLSQSNVRRIKAGISVEELAEDIARRGLLQSLSVRPVLADDGSETDKFEIPAGGRRFQALSLLVKQKRLAKTTPVPCIVRDAKSTILAEDDSLAENMQRAALHPLDQFRAFVALREKGQGDEEIAAAFFVTPQVVKQRLKLASVAPALLELYAEDEMTLEQLMAFTVNPDHERQVQVWEAIKSSWNKEPYQIRRMLTETSVRATDRRAVFVGVEAYETAGGTILHDLFQGDDGGWLEDPALLDRLVSEKLQGEAEAIATEGWKWIEVSLDLPYGYSHGLRRLSGDPAPMTDDEGAAHAKLLAEYRALEEEYEGQDEFPEEIDARLGELEGAMEKLEARPLIFDAEEIARAGAFVTLDRYGELAVYRGFVRPEDEPRADVDVHSGEQAADGQGVELSTGSKVDGIGHGTVITSAGQMLGANMPDDEDDGALKPLPERLIMELTAHRTLALREAVGRSPDVALTLLLLKLVNDTFRTSSSAGSCLEASVRHVYMSAQASDLKDSVVAKLVDDRHAEWEADLPLGDDAVLWDYLASLDQASRLSLLAHCLSFGINALHEKVKPYGAGISAGGLTKRMTQSDLVAQAVELDMVEAGWEPTADTYLNRVPKARILEAVREAKGEGTAQLLDHLKKGEMATEAERLLKGSGWLPEVLRRHDPAALDDAEGQGAPEPVSDAGQTEDVDLPAFLTADLPVDDASMMAAE; encoded by the coding sequence ATGGCGAAATCTGCCCAGAAAGTCACCCTGTCCCCGTCCCGGAACATTCCCTTCGACAAGCTCGTGCTGAGCCAGTCAAACGTCCGGCGCATCAAGGCCGGCATCTCGGTCGAGGAACTGGCCGAAGACATCGCCCGCCGCGGGTTGCTGCAGAGCCTGAGCGTTCGACCCGTTCTGGCGGATGATGGGTCCGAGACCGATAAATTCGAAATCCCCGCTGGCGGTCGGCGCTTCCAGGCGCTGTCACTCCTGGTGAAGCAGAAACGCTTGGCCAAGACGACGCCCGTTCCCTGCATTGTTCGGGATGCCAAGTCCACGATCCTCGCCGAAGACGACTCGCTCGCTGAGAACATGCAGCGCGCTGCCTTGCATCCGCTCGATCAGTTCCGCGCCTTCGTGGCGCTGCGGGAGAAGGGACAGGGCGATGAAGAGATCGCGGCCGCTTTCTTCGTCACGCCGCAGGTGGTCAAACAGCGCCTGAAACTCGCCTCCGTGGCCCCTGCCCTGCTCGAACTTTACGCCGAGGACGAGATGACGCTGGAGCAGCTGATGGCCTTCACGGTCAATCCGGATCACGAGCGTCAGGTTCAGGTCTGGGAGGCGATCAAGTCGTCGTGGAACAAGGAGCCGTATCAGATCCGGCGGATGCTGACGGAAACCTCGGTACGCGCCACTGACCGTCGGGCTGTCTTTGTAGGGGTCGAGGCGTACGAGACGGCTGGGGGCACCATATTGCATGACCTTTTCCAGGGCGATGACGGCGGCTGGTTGGAAGACCCTGCCCTGCTCGATCGTCTGGTCAGCGAAAAGCTTCAGGGTGAAGCCGAAGCCATTGCGACCGAAGGTTGGAAATGGATCGAGGTCTCTCTCGACCTGCCCTATGGCTACAGCCACGGTTTGCGGCGGCTGAGCGGAGACCCGGCGCCGATGACGGATGACGAAGGCGCGGCCCATGCCAAGCTGCTTGCAGAATACCGAGCGCTCGAAGAGGAATACGAGGGCCAGGATGAATTCCCCGAAGAGATCGACGCGCGTCTTGGCGAGTTGGAAGGCGCGATGGAGAAGCTCGAGGCCAGGCCGCTGATCTTCGACGCGGAGGAGATCGCGAGGGCAGGGGCCTTCGTGACGCTTGATCGCTATGGCGAGCTTGCAGTTTATCGGGGCTTTGTCCGGCCCGAGGATGAACCTCGGGCAGACGTAGACGTCCACAGCGGTGAACAGGCGGCAGACGGGCAGGGCGTTGAGCTTTCAACGGGGAGCAAAGTAGATGGTATCGGCCATGGCACGGTGATCACCTCTGCCGGTCAAATGCTTGGCGCGAACATGCCCGACGACGAGGACGATGGTGCGTTGAAGCCCTTGCCCGAGCGGCTGATCATGGAGTTGACGGCGCACCGGACATTGGCACTGCGGGAAGCTGTCGGGCGTTCTCCTGACGTCGCCCTGACGCTGCTGCTCCTGAAGCTCGTCAATGACACCTTCCGGACGTCCAGTTCGGCCGGCAGCTGCCTCGAGGCCTCGGTGCGTCACGTCTACATGTCCGCGCAGGCGAGCGATCTGAAGGATAGCGTGGTGGCAAAGCTGGTGGATGATCGCCACGCCGAGTGGGAGGCCGACTTGCCGCTCGGCGACGATGCCGTTCTTTGGGACTACCTGGCTTCCCTCGATCAGGCGAGCCGGCTGTCCCTGCTCGCGCATTGCCTCAGCTTCGGGATCAACGCGCTCCACGAGAAGGTGAAGCCCTATGGTGCCGGTATCTCCGCCGGCGGTTTGACCAAGCGGATGACACAGTCCGACTTGGTCGCACAGGCGGTCGAACTCGACATGGTCGAGGCGGGCTGGGAGCCTACGGCCGATACCTACCTGAACCGCGTGCCCAAGGCCCGGATCCTCGAGGCCGTGCGCGAGGCGAAAGGGGAAGGGACGGCGCAACTCCTCGATCACCTGAAGAAGGGCGAGATGGCGACCGAAGCCGAGCGTCTGCTGAAAGGCAGCGGCTGGTTGCCGGAGGTTCTTCGCCGTCACGATCCGGCAGCACTCGACGACGCGGAAGGGCAGGGGGCGCCTGAGCCCGTTTCCGACGCGGGCCAGACCGAGGATGTCGACCTTCCCGCCTTCCTCACCGCTGACCTGCCGGTTGATGATGCGTCGATGATGGCTGCGGAGTGA
- the repC gene encoding replication initiation protein RepC translates to MLGDLEAQCKQMSTAVDAPETMKLPANDGQTVRHHSKSKKEQKDLESGTNSETLPLQTLTSVCDQATSFATNTLRNWHDVESHARTLAPMMGIHESTFEKAARKIGSQKASCAIFIILQMSNRIRDFGAYFHSITLGRRETDFNPSLLLERLSHSGAATA, encoded by the coding sequence TTGCTCGGCGACCTGGAGGCTCAATGCAAACAGATGTCCACCGCGGTGGACGCACCAGAAACAATGAAACTGCCCGCCAATGACGGGCAAACTGTCCGCCACCATTCTAAGTCTAAAAAAGAACAAAAAGATTTAGAAAGCGGGACCAACAGCGAAACACTTCCCCTGCAAACGCTCACAAGCGTTTGTGACCAGGCTACATCGTTCGCAACCAACACACTTAGGAACTGGCACGATGTCGAAAGCCACGCGAGAACGCTCGCTCCAATGATGGGAATCCACGAAAGCACCTTCGAAAAGGCTGCTAGGAAGATAGGCTCTCAAAAAGCATCATGCGCCATCTTCATAATTCTCCAGATGAGCAATCGCATCCGAGACTTTGGAGCGTATTTCCACAGCATCACGCTCGGTCGCAGAGAAACTGACTTCAACCCATCACTGTTGTTGGAGAGGCTTTCTCATTCTGGGGCAGCAACTGCGTGA
- a CDS encoding helix-turn-helix domain-containing protein → MDVFLLPFLAKHSGKSRGSCGPQRSSFNKHGIHKAFRSDLWRRQGHPATSTPETDIWAVFRALRDTRSLFGLRPGHVQTLQAMLSFLKPGHGDTVFASNDEICRRVGGIDERTLRRHIDRFVELGFMKRHDSPNRKRYRVKSSEGQSISYGLSLAPLLARAGELLATAQAMENARRDRVFLRKQILTKLAQIDEADPRTNSLIRYAEFFGGSSRSRSIVLCSATWRLNANRCPPRWTHQKQ, encoded by the coding sequence GTGGACGTCTTTTTGTTGCCTTTTCTCGCCAAACACAGCGGGAAGAGCCGGGGAAGTTGTGGGCCGCAACGGTCGTCGTTCAACAAACATGGCATTCACAAAGCTTTCCGTTCAGACCTTTGGCGTCGGCAAGGGCACCCCGCCACGTCAACACCTGAAACCGACATCTGGGCAGTCTTCCGCGCGCTCAGAGATACTCGCAGCCTGTTCGGTCTCCGTCCAGGACATGTTCAAACGCTCCAAGCGATGCTGAGCTTTCTCAAGCCTGGGCATGGAGACACAGTCTTCGCTTCCAACGACGAGATCTGCCGTCGAGTTGGCGGGATCGATGAACGAACCCTCCGTAGGCACATCGATCGCTTTGTTGAACTCGGTTTCATGAAGCGCCACGACAGCCCAAATCGCAAGAGATACCGAGTGAAGTCCTCCGAAGGTCAGTCCATTAGCTATGGCTTGTCGCTGGCTCCGTTGCTCGCGCGTGCCGGCGAACTACTTGCGACAGCCCAAGCGATGGAAAACGCTCGTCGGGATCGCGTGTTTTTGCGAAAGCAAATCCTAACCAAACTTGCTCAGATCGACGAAGCTGACCCGAGAACGAACTCACTCATCAGGTACGCCGAGTTCTTCGGAGGAAGCTCTCGATCGCGGAGTATCGTGCTTTGCTCGGCGACCTGGAGGCTCAATGCAAACAGATGTCCACCGCGGTGGACGCACCAGAAACAATGA
- the repB gene encoding plasmid partitioning protein RepB has translation MSWSRQSKWHGASLMARNIFNQPPKDEKESAAPSPAPVKSSKLPGSVGGLRDSLREITANSIRDIEPDRIDMDGLRDRLILEDSSIEDLAESIRKHGQQVPIMVRPSDQPDRYRIIYGRRRLAAIRRVGGTVKAIVRTLDDDASLIAQGQENNLRLDPSFIEKSLFIKEMQEAGYKPGVIQDALGLTRQGVSNHRVVIEQLPDELVRLIGPAHGVGRRQWGDLAALSEKAPLVDIARETLASLPDTTPSSDKFQAVYVACSSKARSAANQSARGQTTVVKDNSGSPVGTLSVDGKSIAIKITRKDNPEFGQWLEERAETTLRELFEQWQNERGSGS, from the coding sequence ATGAGCTGGAGCAGACAATCCAAATGGCATGGGGCGTCGCTGATGGCTCGAAATATCTTCAACCAGCCACCGAAAGACGAGAAAGAGTCGGCAGCCCCCTCCCCTGCCCCGGTCAAATCCTCGAAGCTACCTGGCTCGGTTGGCGGATTGCGGGATTCTCTCCGGGAAATCACTGCCAACTCAATCCGAGATATCGAACCCGACCGGATCGATATGGATGGTCTCCGGGATCGCCTGATCCTGGAAGATAGTAGCATTGAAGACCTCGCCGAAAGCATTCGCAAGCATGGTCAGCAAGTGCCGATCATGGTTCGCCCCTCTGACCAACCGGATCGATACCGCATCATCTACGGGCGTCGCAGACTTGCAGCCATTCGAAGAGTTGGTGGAACCGTCAAAGCGATCGTTCGAACGCTCGATGATGATGCTTCTCTGATCGCGCAGGGTCAGGAAAACAACCTGCGGCTGGATCCGTCCTTCATTGAAAAATCTCTTTTTATCAAAGAGATGCAGGAGGCCGGTTACAAGCCTGGCGTCATTCAGGATGCCCTAGGCCTCACCCGGCAAGGTGTGTCGAACCATCGTGTAGTCATTGAGCAGCTGCCTGACGAACTTGTCCGGCTTATCGGACCGGCTCATGGCGTAGGTCGACGGCAATGGGGTGATCTTGCTGCACTTTCAGAGAAGGCTCCGCTTGTCGACATTGCGCGTGAGACACTTGCCTCTCTGCCTGACACCACTCCAAGCTCGGACAAGTTTCAAGCCGTCTATGTTGCGTGCTCCAGCAAGGCGCGTAGCGCAGCCAACCAAAGCGCCCGTGGCCAAACGACCGTGGTAAAGGACAATAGTGGTAGCCCTGTCGGCACACTTTCAGTCGATGGCAAGTCGATCGCTATCAAGATCACCCGCAAGGACAACCCGGAATTCGGCCAATGGCTCGAAGAGCGCGCGGAAACCACGCTGCGAGAGCTTTTTGAACAATGGCAGAATGAGAGAGGCTCGGGGAGCTGA